ATAAGCTTTTCACATATAATAACCAAGTATCCAAGTAGAGGTAAGAATACTATTGTGTTTATAATGTTAAACATTGTATGAAAGTTTGCAATATGTCTTGCCGAATAAGGGGCATTCCCTTGAGCATCAATAAAATATGGATCACCAGGGGTGATAATATCAACAAAGTGTGCAAAATATTTTAGAAAAATATACATATAGGCCACACCCAAAACATTAAACAATAAGTGTCCTAATGCAGCCCTTTTTGCAGCAGCATTGGCACCTATGGCAGCCAAATTGGCAGTTATTGTGGTTCCTATATTTTCTCCTAACACGAAAGCCACTGCAGCCTGATAATCTATAATACCTGTAGTAGCTAATGCAAGAGTAATACCCATTGTAGCCGAGCTGCTCTGAACAATCATAGTCAAAACTGTCCCGGCAAAAATTGCAGCCAAAGGATTTTTAGAAAAATATATAAAAGCCTGAGTGAATTCAGGACTTTTTCTCAAAGGCACAAATGCATGTTTCATTGTTTCCATACCTAAAAAAAGTAAACCAAAGCCAAACAGGACCTCACCTAAATATTGTCTCTTTTTATTTTTTGAAAACATTCTAAAAAATGCTCCCAAAGCTATAGCAGGTAGAGCAAGACTGCCCATTTTAAAGGCTATCAACTGCCCGGTAATAGTAGTACCTATATTTGCACCTAACACTACACTCAAAGCTTGAGTCAAATTCATTAAGCCTGCATTTACAAAGCCAACTACCATAACCGTTGTAGCGGAACTACTTTGAATTATGGAAGTAACAATCAGCCCCACAAAAACACCCAAATATTTGTTTGTGGTAAGCTTTTCAAGGATTCTTCTTAAACCGCTTCCGGCTCTTTTTTGTAAGCCCTCCGACATCATCTTCATGCCGATTAAAAAAAGGCCAAGCCCTCCAAACAGCCCTGAAAGAACTATCGGCCACGCTATAGTTTGCACAAGACCCTCCTAAGTAATTATTTTATATTTTGCATAAATTTTTCTACAATATCATAGCTTCTTTTGGTGCAGTCATTGATACCTACACCATAAAGTATATTCCCGCCAACATAAAAATTACCAATAGCATCTGAAATGTCTTCAATATTTTTAACAGTTTTAAGATGCCCAATGTAGTATTGTGGTATAGCCTTTTCCCACCTGAAAAATATTTTACTTTTAGGCTTATTATTAATCTTAAGAGTATCTTTTATCTCATTGAAAGCTATATTAAGAAGCTCCTCATCCGACTTGTCAAGAATCCATCTGTTTCTATCACCGCCCATTATAACTCTCACAAGCTTTTTGCCATTTTTAGCCCTTTCAGGAAAAATTGACGAAGTAAAAAGTGCCCCCAATATTTTTCTATTCTCCTTTGCAGGAATAAGGTATCCAAAACCATCCAACTTATCTTCAACATCTTTCTCATCAAATCCCAAACCAACCACAAAGACAGGAGCATAAGGTATATTCGCAAATTCTTTTGACAGATTTTCATTCAAATATTTTGTCATTTTAGAAGCTTCATAACTTGGACAAGTCATAATTAAATAATCAAAACTTTCCTTTTCATCTCTATAAAAAACTTCAAACTTATCATTATTTTTTATGATTTTATCAACCGGAGAGTTTAACCTTACCTCTACATTTAACGATTTATCTATAACATCATTTATTAAGTTAATGAGTCCCCCCGAATAAGAAGTCAAAACTCCACCAGGGCCTGCAGGGCCACTTTTTTTCCCTCTTTTTTTCAACATCCCTTTAAAAAGACCACCATAGTTTACTTCTAAGTCATATATTACTGGAAAACATGCCCGCAAACTCATCTTTTCCGGGTCACCGGCAAAAATACCGGAAACCATCGGACTTATCAGGTAATCGCAGGCCTCCTCACCAAGCCTTCTTCTTGCAAAATCTGCAACTGTTTCATCCTCAAGTATTTTTTGAGGAATAAAATATTCAGCAACTACCCTTAATTTTCCTTTAAATGTAAGCAAATCAGTTTTAAAAAATTGTGGTGGTTTTTCAGGAAGCCTTATCAATCTTCCATACCTCATTATAAACCTTTTTCTTGCCAAATCATTACTTTTATATAGTTTGTTTTGGATTCCAGCATCTTCTACCAATTTAAGAGTATAAGGTTTTGAATCAAGAAAACCGTTAGGGCCGGCTTCCACAGTAAAATCTCCATTAGTTACAGTATCGATAGCACCACCTAGTTTGCTACTTTTTTCAAAAAGAATAACTTTAAAATCTTTATTACTCTCTGTTAGTTTCTTGGATAACCAAAAAGCTGCAGAAACTCCGGAAATTCCACCACCTATTATGGCTATTTTCATATTTTTCCCTCCGAAAAACAGTTGTTTTTTAAATCTGACAAATTTTCAAAAGGTACTAAAACAATACCTGCATTGTAATTTTTAATCAACTCACATACTTTATCAATTCTATATTTTGATATTTTTGTCTTTTCATTATTAAACTCTCTCACCTGTATCTTTACTACAATATTTTCCGGAAGAAGCATTTTTGACATTTTATTTAACATCTCGTTTAAATAGCTGAGTGTATCTTGAAAATTTATTTTTAATTCGCCCATTATTTGCTCATGGTATGCCATTACTGCAAAATACGAAAAATCAAGCTTTTTGTATTGCTCTATCGATTGGGCATACCACTTAAGCCCTTTTTCGGGATACACAGGTGTTTCATAATAAATGTTAACAGCAAATTTTATTTTTGGGTTTATCTTTTTAGTTTCGTATCTAAGCTTGTCTAAAAATCCAGATAAATTTGATAGTTTCCATTTAAACCAATCATCATCTTTATTATCAGGCAATTTGCCGTAATCAACATAATATCTTGTTTTACTTAAGTCAGACAGGCCTTCATTCATCCTTAATATAAAATCGTCTTGAATCAATATACCGTCTATATCATACATTGCCAATTCTCTAAAAAGCTCAATAAGTGAATTTCGAGCATCTTTATCAAAAATATTTACACCGTATCCGTTTTGAATATTGCCATTTCTAAATTCAAGCTCAAGCTTGTGAGTCTCTTTCAAAAAGCTTAGACTCCTCGTAGCCATCCACGCAAAAACTTTAATATCGTACTTTTTAGCATAAGGGATAATTAAATCTAACAAATCAAATACGTTACAAGCAATTTTCGATTTGAAGTATACACCTGAAGCACATTTATTTTGCTCATCAAAATGTACCCTATCTGTTGAATTTTGAAAAACACGCACAAAAATAGTATTTACATTAGAACTTTTTAGAGAGCTAAAATAGTTATCTAAATTATATCTATACTCTTTATCAAAATTAAATATTTGTACGCCATTAATTTTATAATAAAAGGACTCCACAATTGTTATAGCATGAGCACCAATTGAGCAGAAAATGAAACAAACAGTAACTAAATGTTTTAACATTAATTTTTAACGATAAACCCTTTTATTTTATACTTCTCATTAATATCTTGCAGTTTATTTTTAGCCTCGTCCAAAGTTGAAGAGCTACAACATCTTACCCTATACCACACACCCTTAGTCCCAAGGTCAGCTTTGATATAGTAGATATCTGGTATGTCATTTTTATACTTTTGAACTACACTTTTAGCATCAGACTCATCTTTAAAAGCCATGAGTTGTACTGCATAAACTCCACTATGTGCAGTGTTATTTACAATACTTTTGGGTTTTTCTTCAACTTTGATTTTTTCATCAATAGGCTTGTTTTCCGGTTTTTTCTCCGGTTTTATTTCAACACTTGATTCCTGATTAATATTTTCATTCTTTTTCACTTGAATAGGAAGAGCTTCCTTTTTGACCTCTTCTTTTATTACTTTTTCAGGCTCCTTCGCGCCCCCTATTTTCTGCTCATTTTCACCTGACAAATTCTCTTTTAAAGAATCTTCAGCAGCTTTTTCAGCTACCTCTTTCAATTCTGAAACTTTGATTTTATCGCCATCAAGTTTGTATTCCAATTTTTTGCCATCTTCAACAGGAGTAGCTGAAACCTGAACATTTTTACTCTCTTCAAGCTCTTTCTTTAAGGTAAAATATTGAGTAGTAAGTTTTATTATGGCAAATGTTATAATCCCGAAAACAATTAAAAATAGCAATACAAAGCCAAGAATTGACTTAACTTCATCCTTTTCTTTTTTCTCTTTTATTTTATCTATATCTCTCATAACCCCATCCGTATCAGTTTTTTAGCTACATTTTATCGGGAGCACCAACACCGATAAGGCTCAAAGCAAACTTTATTACCTCTTTTACACCAAGAGACAAAGTAACTCTTGCTGAAGTAGTTTCGATATCATCCTCTATTAATATCTGATTATTCTTATAATAATTATGGTATAAAGCAGCTAAATCTTGAAGATAATAAGGTATCCTGTGAGGCTCTCTTGTCCTGCCTGCTGTCTCCAATACCGACTTGAACTCATATAATTTTTTAATCAAGGCAATATCCTGCTCAGAATCAAGTTTATTTAAATATTTACCTACTTCAAATTTTATATTCTTTTCTTCGGCATTTCTAAGAATTGAACACACCCTTGCATGGGCATATTGAATATAATATACCGGGTTATCAGAAGTCTTACTTTTTGCAAGGTCTATATCAAATTCAAACTGAGAATTAATATCTCTCATAATATAAAAATATCTTGCCGCATCACTCCCAACCTTTTTGGTCAACCAACTCAACTCCACAAAAGTACCGGCACGAGTAGACATTGATATTTTTTCTCCGCCTTCAATAAGGCTAACCATCTGCACAAGCTTTATCTCAAGCATTTCCTCATTATATCCTAATGCACTTATGGATGACTTTAACCTTTTCACATAACCGTGGTGGTCAGCACCCCAAACATTGATAAGATTGTCAAAGCCTCTTTTTATTTTGTTTCTATGATATGCAATATCAGAAGCAAAATATGTAAGCTCCCCGTTACTTCTTCTTAAAACTCTGTCTTTATCATCACCATATTTTGTAGAGTTAAACCAAAGAGCTCCATCTTGCTCATAAGTTTCCCCTCTTTCTTGCAACTCTTGTAGAGTTTGCTCTACTTCTCCAGAAAGATATAGGGACTTTTCACTAAACCATTTATCAAACGTCACACCGAAATCTTCTAAATCTTTTTTTATAGTATTTGTAATCTCCTCAACCCCAATCTTAAAACATATATTTACTGCTTCCTCTTTTGGCATTTTAAGAAGACTGTCCTGATACTCATTTTTAATATCTTTTGCTATATCAATAATATATTCCCCTTTATACCCATCCATGGGAAATTCATCATTTATTCCGTGAAGCTCAAGATATCTGCTATAAATACTCAAAGCCAAATTATTCATTTGGTTTCCGGCATCATTTATATAATACTCTCGCTGAACATCAAAACCGCAAGCTTCAAACACCCTTGCAAGACTATCCCCGTAAGCAGCACCTCTACCATGCCCAATATGTAAAGGACCGGTAGGATTCGCACTAACAAACTCCACTTGCACCTTTTTGCCTGCACCCATATCAGATGTTAGAACAGTCTTGTCTTCCAAAATTGAAAGCAAAAAATTGTGAAAAAAACTTTTGGACACAAAGAAATTAATAAAACCAGGTCCAGCCACTTCAACTTTTTCGAAGATTGCATCGACTAAATGCCCCTTAATACTTTCAGCTATTTGTCGTGGTGGTTTTTTTAAGAGGGAAGCAAGCTTCATCGCCACATTTGTAGTAAAATCACCATTTTTGTAATCTTTCGGGACATCTACTTCATAAGATAAGTCACCAATTATGGCAACATCATTAACAATTTCCTTCAATACTTCATCTATTTTCTTCCTAATAATCGATTCCATAATGCCTCCATAAAGTTTGTAAACTCTATAAATGATATGTCAGTTTATGTAAAGAGTGAAATAAATAATTTTTGAATGTTATAGCACTTTTCAAAAAAACTTTTAAACTTTAGTTGCAAAATAACTTTTATAGTGTAAAATATTACCATGAAAGTAAGAGTTTTAATTATTGCCTTAATCTCATTATTTTTTTATACTTATGCCAATGCCTATGAAAGTGACTTTTACCCTAAAAGTCTGATGTCTGAAATGGAAAAAGTTGTTCAATTGCCAAATGAGCAAAACTTAGATAAGCTTTATCAAGAATTTATTAAATTTAAAGGGCTTGAGGATGAAACTATCGCATATGCCGTTGTAGAGGCATTGTTAAATCACCCTAAAGAAATTAATGAGAAAACAATAGTTATTGCTCAAAAGTTCAGTCCTACAAATAAAGACAAAATTGGGATAATACTCTCAGACAATATAATTTTAAAAATCATAAACAGTCATATATTTTTTAATAAGTTTGCCGTCTACACTTTTTTGAGATATACATCATCAATATTTATTCTCCTTGTATTTTTATATCTTCTGTTTAAAAATTACTTCATATTTTTTCACAGTCACAAATTTAATTTAAAAGCGATAGGTTTTGCCAAATTAATTATCTTTTTACTCCTGACGATTGTCATTTCAATAACCTTTAATAACTATTTATTTGTAATCTTGGCAGGATTTACAATATTACTTCTTATCCCGGAAAATATTGCTTCTAAAACTGCTGTAATACTCTTTTTGTCCGTATTTTCTATCCTAAACAGTATTGACTACAACAAAAATGAATTGCAAAAAAACAAATATCTTGAAATCATCAACAAACCTGTATCAAAAAATTACATTGAAAGATATCTTGAAAAAAGTACTTCCCCATTTACGAATATTATAGCAACTATTAAATATCCCGAACTATCTGAAAAGAACAATTTTATTCGGTTTACGCCTAAAAATAAGTTTGAAGCAGCAAACTATGCAATATACTTATTAATTACTGAGAAAGTAGACGAATTTAACTCTTTAGCAGAAAAGTTTAACCTTACTGAAGACCCCATAATTATGATTAATGTTGCTTCATTTTACTCTAAAAAGTTTAATTTTGAAAAATATGAAGATATTATAAAAAATCTTTATACATTCTATCCTGAATATCATAAGTTATTGCAAAATCTTCAGCTCAACCTCAACACATATGTATTTTTACCATACAACTTTCAAGAAGGTATGAACAAGGACACCCTTACACTAAATTATACCAGTGTCTTAATATTTTTTATTTTGCTTGCTGTTGGAATCATTATTAATAGATTTTTTTATAATTTTAGGCTCTTCAAATGCATTCAATGTGGAGAATCTTTTTGTATTAAATGTGATGACGGCTATTTACACGGTAATATTTGTGAGAAATGCCGTATCTTTTCACATAAAATTGCAAAAGCTGACGCTTCTACCCTTGTAATGCAGCAATTTCAGATAGAAAAATATAAACGAATAACAAAATTTAGAAATATAATTCTTATGTTAATTGCTCCGGGGGCTGATAGACTGTTCATCAACCAACCGGTTGTAGGGCTTATTTTAACTGCTTTACACTCTATACTTATATTTATCCTAATTTTTCAAACTGTACCATTTATTTCCCCAACAAATATCGGTTTTCAATTTTCAATAAATTATCTTTATTATTCATATATTTGCTTATTTTTACTCATATACATTGCTAATATGCTAATAAAAAGGGACAATAATGGCATTTAAAGGGAATATAAAAGAATTTAGTCTTCTTGATGTTATACAGCTTATTTGTCAATCCTCTAAAACCGGTATTTTAGAGGTTGAATCGGAAGATTTTGCAGCAAAAGTATTCATCAGAGAAGGTAAATTAGTAGATATTAAAGCAAATACGAACAACTTTGATTTTAAAATTGGTAACTATTTAGTCTCAAGAGGTGCGATTACTGAAGGTGATTTGCAAATATATCTCGAAAAACAAAAGAAGATGCCTATAAGACTTGGGCAAATTTTGATAGAAGAAGGAATTCTCACAAAAGAGCAGTTAAAACAAATTCATACAGACCATCTTAAATCTAATTTTGAAAAAATATTGGCAATAGAAAAAGGAAGATATGAATTTGTGCCTACTGTTGTCGAATACAATGATAGCGACATTACTCCGATAAGTATAGATTCAATCTTGCTTGATGCTTTAAAAAATATTGATGAAGTTAAACTGTTTAAGAAAAAGATAAGCAGTCTCAATCTTATTTACAAAAAGATAAACAACGATAGCAAATACACCGTTGACAATAAAATAACAAGCAAAGACAACCCAATTATTGTAAAAAATGGAAGAATTCTTTTTAATACTGATGCTCAAATCGTTTTTAATAATATTGATGGTCACAACACAATACAAAAAATTATGTCTAAGTCTGCACTTGATGAGGTTTATGTCTTAAAAATAATATATCTGCTTCTTGAAAATAACTTAATAGAGCATTCAACGGCTGAGCCAATTAAAACAAAAACTAAGATTTCTTCAGTATTAAATGTCATTTATGGAATAATTATTTTTGCCACTTTAATATTTGTAACCACTCTCATCTCCAAAAAACTTGCTGTAACTGATATAGTTTTTAATGAAACATACATAAAAAATAAAAAAGAGCATATTGAGCAATATAATCTGGAACTAAAAAATATTTCACAAATCTATACCAAAAATCAAAATAATTTTAAAAAGCTGAAGTTATATACTGCCGAAAAGGGGATTTTCAGTGACTAAAAAACATATTCATATTATTGAAGATTCCGAATTAACTATTTACACGATTAAAAATGCCCTTGAAGAGGAATATAAAATTTCATTCAGCACCAATTCGGTAGAATTTTTTAAAACTTTTAAGTCAGGCTTTTTGCCGGACTTGTATATTATTGACCTAAACCTTCCAGACATAGATGGAATACAAATATTGAACGAGCTGAAAGACATTGATATACCAAAAATAGTATATTCAGCTCAAACAAACCCAGAAATTATAGAAGAATGTTTCAATTTGGGTGCTTACGATTTTCTAAAAAAGCCGACCCCGTTAAAAGAGATGAAGTCAAGAATTTACAAAGTATTTCAGTATCATGAAATGCTTAACGGGAAAAAAGATAAAATCAATATTGAAGAGATTAAAGGGACTGTGGCACATTATTTTGGGCAGCCTTTGACAGCTCTCGGGGCAGAAATATATATATTAAAAAAACAGCTTCCGAATACCGAAGATTCTGTAACCTATTCCTCTGT
This genomic stretch from Deferrivibrio essentukiensis harbors:
- a CDS encoding poly-beta-1,6-N-acetyl-D-glucosamine N-deacetylase PgaB is translated as MLKHLVTVCFIFCSIGAHAITIVESFYYKINGVQIFNFDKEYRYNLDNYFSSLKSSNVNTIFVRVFQNSTDRVHFDEQNKCASGVYFKSKIACNVFDLLDLIIPYAKKYDIKVFAWMATRSLSFLKETHKLELEFRNGNIQNGYGVNIFDKDARNSLIELFRELAMYDIDGILIQDDFILRMNEGLSDLSKTRYYVDYGKLPDNKDDDWFKWKLSNLSGFLDKLRYETKKINPKIKFAVNIYYETPVYPEKGLKWYAQSIEQYKKLDFSYFAVMAYHEQIMGELKINFQDTLSYLNEMLNKMSKMLLPENIVVKIQVREFNNEKTKISKYRIDKVCELIKNYNAGIVLVPFENLSDLKNNCFSEGKI
- a CDS encoding response regulator — its product is MTKKHIHIIEDSELTIYTIKNALEEEYKISFSTNSVEFFKTFKSGFLPDLYIIDLNLPDIDGIQILNELKDIDIPKIVYSAQTNPEIIEECFNLGAYDFLKKPTPLKEMKSRIYKVFQYHEMLNGKKDKINIEEIKGTVAHYFGQPLTALGAEIYILKKQLPNTEDSVTYSSVLRMEKAYQVLVSYYNAFKNIDSAKKVSYLNGKNILDLTNE
- a CDS encoding SPOR domain-containing protein, with the translated sequence MRDIDKIKEKKEKDEVKSILGFVLLFLIVFGIITFAIIKLTTQYFTLKKELEESKNVQVSATPVEDGKKLEYKLDGDKIKVSELKEVAEKAAEDSLKENLSGENEQKIGGAKEPEKVIKEEVKKEALPIQVKKNENINQESSVEIKPEKKPENKPIDEKIKVEEKPKSIVNNTAHSGVYAVQLMAFKDESDAKSVVQKYKNDIPDIYYIKADLGTKGVWYRVRCCSSSTLDEAKNKLQDINEKYKIKGFIVKN
- the hemG gene encoding protoporphyrinogen oxidase, whose amino-acid sequence is MKIAIIGGGISGVSAAFWLSKKLTESNKDFKVILFEKSSKLGGAIDTVTNGDFTVEAGPNGFLDSKPYTLKLVEDAGIQNKLYKSNDLARKRFIMRYGRLIRLPEKPPQFFKTDLLTFKGKLRVVAEYFIPQKILEDETVADFARRRLGEEACDYLISPMVSGIFAGDPEKMSLRACFPVIYDLEVNYGGLFKGMLKKRGKKSGPAGPGGVLTSYSGGLINLINDVIDKSLNVEVRLNSPVDKIIKNNDKFEVFYRDEKESFDYLIMTCPSYEASKMTKYLNENLSKEFANIPYAPVFVVGLGFDEKDVEDKLDGFGYLIPAKENRKILGALFTSSIFPERAKNGKKLVRVIMGGDRNRWILDKSDEELLNIAFNEIKDTLKINNKPKSKIFFRWEKAIPQYYIGHLKTVKNIEDISDAIGNFYVGGNILYGVGINDCTKRSYDIVEKFMQNIK
- a CDS encoding Na/Pi cotransporter family protein, with translation MQTIAWPIVLSGLFGGLGLFLIGMKMMSEGLQKRAGSGLRRILEKLTTNKYLGVFVGLIVTSIIQSSSATTVMVVGFVNAGLMNLTQALSVVLGANIGTTITGQLIAFKMGSLALPAIALGAFFRMFSKNKKRQYLGEVLFGFGLLFLGMETMKHAFVPLRKSPEFTQAFIYFSKNPLAAIFAGTVLTMIVQSSSATMGITLALATTGIIDYQAAVAFVLGENIGTTITANLAAIGANAAAKRAALGHLLFNVLGVAYMYIFLKYFAHFVDIITPGDPYFIDAQGNAPYSARHIANFHTMFNIINTIVFLPLLGYLVIICEKLIKDSSEKKKTTKYIDDRLIDTPALAVAQAKKEVERMSDIAISMLEDAKKAFFTRDTKLIESIYERENIVDELEKDISVFVVKLFQKSLSDESSKTIDGILHVLHDIEKIADHSENIAKFTEKIIEKGIYFSETANKEMEEIFDVVIRFAKNILNAYNKEAFENNINTEDENIIDRLRKEFKNNHIKRLNEGVCTVDAGIVYVDILNNLEKAGDHTFNIAQLINGVSK
- a CDS encoding DUF4388 domain-containing protein, with the protein product MAFKGNIKEFSLLDVIQLICQSSKTGILEVESEDFAAKVFIREGKLVDIKANTNNFDFKIGNYLVSRGAITEGDLQIYLEKQKKMPIRLGQILIEEGILTKEQLKQIHTDHLKSNFEKILAIEKGRYEFVPTVVEYNDSDITPISIDSILLDALKNIDEVKLFKKKISSLNLIYKKINNDSKYTVDNKITSKDNPIIVKNGRILFNTDAQIVFNNIDGHNTIQKIMSKSALDEVYVLKIIYLLLENNLIEHSTAEPIKTKTKISSVLNVIYGIIIFATLIFVTTLISKKLAVTDIVFNETYIKNKKEHIEQYNLELKNISQIYTKNQNNFKKLKLYTAEKGIFSD
- the argS gene encoding arginine--tRNA ligase, translating into MESIIRKKIDEVLKEIVNDVAIIGDLSYEVDVPKDYKNGDFTTNVAMKLASLLKKPPRQIAESIKGHLVDAIFEKVEVAGPGFINFFVSKSFFHNFLLSILEDKTVLTSDMGAGKKVQVEFVSANPTGPLHIGHGRGAAYGDSLARVFEACGFDVQREYYINDAGNQMNNLALSIYSRYLELHGINDEFPMDGYKGEYIIDIAKDIKNEYQDSLLKMPKEEAVNICFKIGVEEITNTIKKDLEDFGVTFDKWFSEKSLYLSGEVEQTLQELQERGETYEQDGALWFNSTKYGDDKDRVLRRSNGELTYFASDIAYHRNKIKRGFDNLINVWGADHHGYVKRLKSSISALGYNEEMLEIKLVQMVSLIEGGEKISMSTRAGTFVELSWLTKKVGSDAARYFYIMRDINSQFEFDIDLAKSKTSDNPVYYIQYAHARVCSILRNAEEKNIKFEVGKYLNKLDSEQDIALIKKLYEFKSVLETAGRTREPHRIPYYLQDLAALYHNYYKNNQILIEDDIETTSARVTLSLGVKEVIKFALSLIGVGAPDKM